In Scatophagus argus isolate fScaArg1 chromosome 18, fScaArg1.pri, whole genome shotgun sequence, the DNA window GCATCATGTTATTGACACCTGCGTCATCCAGTGGCGGCGGAGCCTGACGAGGAAGAGACGGACCAACGAGCATTCGATTGGTGGATTAAAAACATCATCGTTGGTTTTCTCCTGTCGCCGCACTACAATTCCCACGATTCATTACATGCTGTtcagctgaccaatcacaagGCATTACGTCAATGAAGTCATTTCTGTAGAATTTTTTGAAACGTGGATGTTTTATAAAATCGTGCTGATCGGAAATCTTCTAGAGATGCAGTGGATGTGTAATTTGTCTTATCTTTTTATATCCTTGCAACTGAATGTAAATGAGTATAAATATGCAGTCATCACTGTCATAACATTAAACACTGATCACGTCTTGAACAACATGGCTGAAGTCCTGATTCTTGTCAAAAACCTCCAGGTGTGCTTCTCTGAGATCTTTGAATTACTGCTTTTGGTTACGGATTTGTTTGTTCAGGTCGGTCGCCGTGGAGACGCAGGGACAGTTTGACTGAGTTCAGGTTCAGCACTGAAGCGTTGGCCTCAGGAGTGCAGGACAGCAGAGTAAAACCTGCTGTGAAGTGACGCGGGCAGCAGCTGGCAGCCGGTCACCTGATGCGGCTCAGAATCGGCGGATGAAAACCATGTTGTTACCAGGGAAACCTGGCTGCAGGTTTGAAGGTAAAGAGACGACGTCAGGCTCAGTGATTTCTGATTTGATCACGTTCGCACTGAAAATGTGGACCATCTCGCATattaaagatgaaagtgacatattttgtcattggagggaactcactccaacgaaatttgttctctgcatttaacccacccaagtgacgtgcacacacacacagcaaacccggggcagtgggcgaccgcgtgcagcgcccggggagcagtgggggttaggtaccttgctcaagggtacctcagccatggacatcGGTACGGGGAGTCAAACCGGCGATCCACCGattacgggtccgacaccctaaccgctgatccacgactgccctaTTAAACATcagactgacaggaaacactgacCACAGACTTCCTGCTGAGCAGCCAGAGTCTGAATGTGAAGTTTGGCGTGTGTTCTGTCTGGTGAGGCAATGAAGAAGAGGTGAAGTCCAGGCCAGAAGCTGGAGAgatgctgccatctagtggccaCAAGCCTTCAGTGCCAGTTTCAAAAATGCATCTGCTTTTGagtgacaaacaaacatttagCTGCCGTGTGTTTTATTCTCACCACCATCTCATGTAAAGACTTTCAAAGTGGTCTCCTCAGAGTTTCAGAAGTTTGGACTCACCTGTCGACTCGTTCAGTGATTAAACATCCATTCAGTCGACGTCCTCGCAGTGTGGGACATCAGAAGAGAAACCCGTGGGACCCTTTGGTTTTCAGTTGGTCCAGAAACAAACTTCTGGTTCTGCTAACAACACGGCAGCTTACTTGAGACATCTGAGCCGGGACCAACCAGAGCTCGTGATCTCTGCGTTAACCCGCCACCCTGCAGCTTGTGTCACATCTCGTCAAGCGGCGAATGTCCTCCTGTTCAGgcttgtcttctctctctcttaagtTTTCCACTTAAAAACGATGTCTCAGgaacatcttttcaaatcagttcGGGTTCTCAGGGCTGTGGTGCGTAGATAATaattgagtttttatttttgggtgaaGTGTTCCTTTAAAAGCAGTACTGGAGTGACTGCAGTCACTGCAGGAGCTCAGCTCAAAGCTTCCTGGAGTTTCTGCAGCCTCGCGCTGACCGAGCTGATGAAGATCCAAAGCACCAGAAGTGAGCGAAGCTCGAGTCCGGCGTCGGCTGTTCACACCCGACCACAGTTTGATGGTGGATCAGACGAAAGACCGAGAAGTCAGCAGGACCGAGTCGTCTTTCAGTTTTCACAGAACCTGCTGAGCGTCCCGTCAGGACGTGGACTGAGGAGACCTGATCACAGCAGGGCCGCAGCAGAGCGGCGTGACGTCAGGATGATGCGGGTGGTGACGACACGTGTTTGTTCAGCAGCTGCGTGACGCACTCGGAGTCACGTGGAGCTCAGAGTTACATAACAAGCTGACGGCGTGTGATCTGATTCTCAGAAACCTTTTGACCCTCAGCTGTTGTCTTCACATGACAATAGTGACAGACACCAGCCTTTAAATCAGCTCATCCAGCCGCTGAAACAGCTCacataaaatatgtcacttaCATGAAACGACAGCGTTCATACTTTCACCTGCTCGACTGTTTACCTGCTCTCTGATGAAGACCCTCAGCTCAGTTTAAAAGGTGctaaactgacaaaatgaaCCCAAGGCTCCAGAGGTTTTGCTAAATCTGTTGCTTTGGGgcttttttgtacatttatttcagattttcaagttctgtgtttttgtgaggtGAAAACAGCGGAAACGTATGACGTTAAAGTACTCCATGGTTACTTCTTTTGGCCTCAGAAAACGtttctgtgacatttcagagggaaagaTGGCGTCgttacatttatctgacagtcAGCACGGGGTCCTTTCCAGTTTAAGGTTTTATgttaaaaaagtacaaaataaaacaggtgaTTAAAAACAGACCACAtgctttcagttcagtgtttcaaAAATGGAAACAAGATTCATTACTTTACAAAACCGTGACAGACGTGTTTTTAAGCTGTCTAAATGTGTTTCTTGTCTCGTCTCGCATTAATCACGTGACGGCCCCTCAGGTTTATCTGGTGGCCCTTTGGAGGGGCCGACCCctcaggttgggaaccactggactCGCAGTTCAAAGTGTCTGAAGCTCCAGCATCGAGGTACTGACGTTTAACTGCAGTACATTTACTACATGAAGCTAACAAAactgctgtacttttacttcagtgggGTTTAGAATGTGGGACTTctacttgtaatggagtatttttccactgttatgctgctacttttacttaaataaaatatttagaagCTCTTCTTTCTTGTTCTCCTTCACTGAATATTAAAGTCATGTAAAGGTGCTCTCAGTGTGTacctgtggttgttgttgttgttgttgtgctccGCTGCACGCAAACAGGTGAAAGTTGATGTGTCTGACGTGGGGCGCGTGttcctctgacagcagctgcacgCGCGCTGTTGTCACCACGTTGTCCACTGGAGGGGGCGGGAGTCTTTACTCTATAGAAGCTGCCCCGCAGCGGGTCTCCGGCGGACTCCGGACCggcctgcagccacagcacagCGCCGGGCTGCCGGGCACCACATGTCCCGCTCAACAGTCCAGTTCCACAGCGGGGGAGAGCCGCTCTCCCCGGGCCAGTCCATGGAGAACGGCCTggaggccgaggaggaggacgatCTGGACGATGAGATGGACGCTTCTCAGCTGGAGAGATTCAtgaaagacaggaggagagcCAAGTCCCTGCCCGCCTACCCGGCGCTCCTGGACGGCGTCTCCGGGAGCAACGGGAGGAAGCGGGTGAAGTTCGCCGACTCCATGGGGCTGAACCTGGCCAGCGTCAAGCACTTCAGCTCGCTGGAGGAGCCGCAGATCCCGAGTAAAGTTCTGTCCAGACACAAGAGCTTCCCGCCGCAGCAGCAGGATTTACTGAACGACCTGTGCCAGAGCTTCAAGTCCAGCCTGGACACGGACCGACTGGTCCCCTGCTTCCCGGAGCCCCGGGAGGCGGAGCGGACAGTCCAGCAGCGGCGTGTCTGCCTGGAGAGGGTCGCCATCTCCCAGTTTGACGTGCGGGGACAGATCCGGGTCCTCGCCGGTCGCGACGACAAAGAGGTCGGAGTGAGGTACACCTTTAACGACTGGCTCTCCTACGTGGACGCGCAGGCCCTGCCCGTGGCCGCGGATCAGCCGGGCTTTGTGGGAGAGCGcttcagcttcactgtgtacACGCCGCCCGTCATGGACCCCAGCTCGGCCGTGCACTTCGCCGTGTACATGAAGAGCGAGGAGGGGGAGTTCTGGGACAACAACGAGGGGCAGAACTACACCCTCAGGTACCACTGCATGTCCAGCACTACACCCTTTGTCAGCGCCGCATTCCACGCCACCTGACCGGGGCGCGCGTCGTGCGTAAAAGCCACAGATCTGTGCGTAAAAGCTTTCCATCTGTCACGTCTGCTGGAGAAATTCGATATGCATCTgctaaataaatacatcatCTGCGCCACCCCGTGTGATGTGCTGAGTCTTGTGGAGAACAGAGAACTTGTGTCACAGTCAGAAGATCCGGAGATCATCCGAAGAAGAGACGCAGACGCAGCTCGCGTTTTCCTTGAAGTTGGCCCCTGAATGATTCTGTTGTGCCTTTCTGAACAGCCTCATCACGACGCGTTGAGCTGAAGCTCATAAATGtgaggacaacacagctgacaggTGTGGACATTTCTCTGGACTTCCTCTGGGACCCATGGGCACAGAAACAACGGACTGATTCGATGTACCGACTGGAAGGAAAGTGCGCATCGCTGTCAACTGCGTTGTGGAcgttttggacattttcacaaCACGAGCGTCTCTGGCTCACTGCTGTTCTTAGACTCCATTTGTTCATCAGCAAAACAACGtggaaacatttcaaatgaacaaacCAAATATTTCTGTTGGGCTTTGAGGTTGGAGGTGATCAACAACACAAAGCCTGCGGGTGAGAATCGCTGGGACAAAATCACCGGAAAAACGTCCTGCACGTGTGAAACTGAAGGCTGCGCACACGTGGGACGGAGCTGCCGTTTGGTGACTTTGTTTCACCGTGCAGTCATTTGACAGCAGCTGAGAAGGAGTACATTTggcttttgattttgaaaaatggtCACCCTGAGAGCCTCCTGCTGCCAAACTTCTCACTGGGCTTCAGCCGTCTCCCCACAGTCAGCTGCAGACATGGAGGAAGTCGCACTGCACGTTTGTTTCTTTACAGAATGAAGGTCAGTTTGAACGTCAAGTCTGCATTCACTCTGATCAGCGACTCTGCGTTACCTCACAAAACATcctgtaaagaaataaaagagaaagtgaCTAAAATGCAGCTGAGCGCTTTGCAAACTGATCATCTGAACCTTCAGAGCCACACAGCTGGTGGTCCTTCAGATCCAGACTTCAGTTTTTGGGTGTGAATGTAAGCAGTCAGTCCATTCTGATGTGTCATGATGCTGAAAGTTTGTTACCAGAGAAAACCTGCATCCATCCTGTTTTTGCCAAAGTGATCTCAATCATGAAAGCTGATTTTCAACcaataaagaacaaataaaccaataaaTCTTCTGTTGTCTTGAATGTTGCCTTTTGAAACATCACAGCTTCGTCACGTGTAGTTTACAAACTTCTCACCATCTCAGTGTGAGGAAGCTTCCTGTCCtgtcacagtttttattttaacgtCAGTCAGAAAGCTgccatgctaacatgctgtgCAAACAGGGCCTGGCTAAAGCCCGTATCACACACTAAAGCTGATGTTTCCTGATCCAGGGtcagtttaaaaacactgcattagcACATTTAAAGTGCAGCCAGTCTTTGCAGCTGTAAGACTTTCCctttttgctgcagtgtgatGATGCTAATTCACGGCTGATACGAGCCAGTGTTTCTCCTGTACGTGAGACCAGTCAGGTCCTCCCGTGTGTCTGCACCTG includes these proteins:
- the ppp1r3g gene encoding protein phosphatase 1 regulatory subunit 3G, with the translated sequence MSRSTVQFHSGGEPLSPGQSMENGLEAEEEDDLDDEMDASQLERFMKDRRRAKSLPAYPALLDGVSGSNGRKRVKFADSMGLNLASVKHFSSLEEPQIPSKVLSRHKSFPPQQQDLLNDLCQSFKSSLDTDRLVPCFPEPREAERTVQQRRVCLERVAISQFDVRGQIRVLAGRDDKEVGVRYTFNDWLSYVDAQALPVAADQPGFVGERFSFTVYTPPVMDPSSAVHFAVYMKSEEGEFWDNNEGQNYTLRYHCMSSTTPFVSAAFHAT